The Watersipora subatra chromosome 1, tzWatSuba1.1, whole genome shotgun sequence genome has a window encoding:
- the LOC137401810 gene encoding TBC1 domain family member 10A-like: MAVSMENGHTQFGEEDDEVFYTQDRPQHSHSSERPRNVSREDSRVKTIDRYGFLIDSQYIKCGLSQAVPKDVAQKREKKWLEMIYNWDFWMSKRFATVRKRCRKGIPESLRGRAWQYLSCAHKLQEDNKKMFKIYLTQRIASKQEIEIKNDLHRTFPNHGMFAEDGGLGQKHLYEVLRAYIAYNPKEGFCQAHAPVASVLLMHLPQEQAFWCLVAMLQDYLPNYYSGQLEEVAKDGVILLKLLKTVHPKLHKRLKEAHIDSVMFMVEWFMCLYSRDLPWPSVLRIWDIFFCEGVKILFRIALVLLKHCTAHLPKVPREEYELLACLKTKNMPPAILEADFLIEEAYRLPIKDRDLMKEHKKLEKRSSQKKR; encoded by the exons ATGGCTGTGTCCATGGAGAATGGTCATACTCAGTTTGGTGAAGAGGATGATGAGGTTTTCTACACGCAAGATAGACCACAACACTCTCATAGCTCTGAACGACCAAGAAATGTGTCGAGAGAAGATTCTAGAGTAAAAACAATTGACAGATATGGATTTTTAATTGATTCACAGTACATCAAGTGTGGCCT TAGTCAAGCTGTACCAAAGGATGTGGCTCAAAAAAGAGAGAAGAAGTGGCTGGAGATGATTTACAATTGGGACTTTTGGATGAGCAAGAGATTTGCAACG GTGAGAAAAAGGTGTCGAAAGGGCATTCCCGAGTCTCTGCGTGGGCGGGCATGGCAATACCTTTCTTGCGCTCATAAGTTGCAGGAGGacaataagaaaatgttcaag ATTTACCTTACACAGCGTATCGCCTCAAAAcaggaaatagaaataaaaaatgaccTTCATCGCACATTTCCAAATCATGGTATGTTCGCCGAAGATGGAGGCCTCGG ACAAAAGCACTTATATGAAGTTCTGAGAGCATATATTGCTTATAATCCAAAGGAAGGCTTCTGTCAGGCGCATGCACCCGTAGCCTCTGTTCTTCTTATGCACTTGCCACAGGAGCAGGCTTTTTGGTGCCTTGTCGCCATGCTTCAAGATTACCTGCCCAATTACTATAGCGGTCAGCTG GAAGAGGTTGCAAAGGACGGCGTGATTCTGCTCAAGTTATTGAAAACAGTCCATCCTAAGCTCCACAAGAGATTG AAGGAGGCACACATAGACAGCGTTATGTTCATGGTAGAATGGTTTATGTGTCTGTACTCACGTGACTTGCCCTGGCCCAGCGTGCTTAGGATTTGGGACATCTTTTTTTGCGAAG GTGTGAAAATACTGTTTAGAATAGCTTTAGTGTTGCTGAAACACTGTACAGCGCACTTGCCTAAGGTACCCAGGGAGGAGTATGAGCTGCTGGCTTGCCTCAAGACTAAGAACATGCCTCCTGCCATATTGGAGGCTGACTTTCTAATAGAGGAG GCTTACCGCCTGCCCATCAAGGATCGGGACTTAATGAAGGAACATAAGAAGCTGGAGAAAAGGTCGTCTCAGAAGAAACGATGA
- the LOC137408643 gene encoding pancreatic lipase-related protein 2-like, with protein MVSKGTVLFLLFCHGATVSGWLFFSPSEPDPFENDMTKFELYTRLNDDTFSTGTGQAVGKNLKAVTNSNFNASLPTKIFIHGWFGGGWNWYIRDMRRQMLIHEDCNFIEVDWSEESVNINYAEAKLSAQQVGKNTAEFIIWLHDNFGLDYSLVHIIGHSLGGQAAGAAGKYLQNPPIGRISGLDPAQPGFNLTDPSDTLGPEDADFVDVIHTTFVAIKPMGHVDFYPNGGSLGVPALTWIHSHLQAVYIYTESINGHCQFTSYVCESYSKLTNGGCETYCPTARSCNQMGYHASPSGALGSLQLQIREAKPYC; from the exons ATGGTATCGAAGGGGACGGTATTGTTTCTGCTCTTCTGTCATGGAGCCACAGTTTCAG GTTGGCTGTTTTTCTCTCCCTCCGAACCTGACCCATTTGAGAATGACATGACAAAGTTTGAGTTGTACACCAG GTTGAATGATGATACATTTAGTACCGGAACAGGCCAAGCTGTTGGAAAGAATCTAAAGGCTGTTACTAACAGCAACTTCAATGCCTCTCTTCCTACCAAGATCTTCATCCATGGCTGGTTTGGAGGTGGATGGAATTGGTACATACGTGACATGAGAAGGCAAATGCTTATTCAC GAGGACTGCAACTTCATTGAAGTTGATTGGAGTGAAGAGTCAGTGAATATTAACTATGCTGAGGCCAAGCTTTCTGCGCAGCAGGTCGGTAAGAACACGGCCGAGTTTATCATCTGGCTACATGACAACTTTGGCCTTGATTACTCCCTCGTGCACATCATAGGACATAGTTTGGGGGGACAAGCTGCGGGTGCTGCCGGGAAATATCTGCAAAACCCTCCTATTGGCAGAATTTCTG GACTTGACCCAGCGCAGCCAGGCTTTAACCTGACAGACCCGAGCGATACCCTCGGACCAGAAGATGCTGACTTTGTAG ATGTCATTCACACGACATTTGTGGCTATTAAGCCGATGGGTCACGTTGATTTTTATCCGAATGGAGGGAGTCTAGGAGTGCCTGCCCTTACCTGGATTCACTCTCATCTCCAGGCAGTCTATATTTACACAGAGTCTATCAATGGCCACTGCCAGTTCACCTCCTATGTCTGTGAGAGCTACAGCAAGCTGACAAATGGCGG GTGTGAGACGTACTGCCCAACAGCAAGGTCATGCAACCAAATGGGATATCACGCCTCACCTAGCGGAGCTCTTGGTTCTCTACAGCTGCAGATTCGTGAAGCAAAGCCATATTGTTAG
- the LOC137399864 gene encoding uncharacterized protein: MKEMNLSTKAMPSSRIHISNSPASPSSHYLSFKAHPPRPPCWQDFIGKTLRTDDRQDAGVSVSLSSAADSDKKQKGQRTKYKKSTTSTNTKTKNKGISSSSVIGQAKLKRTRSEPSIAEKEIPPEALQARLTSQQLSKQSIDEAKRYLEDAYLKCSQWLAQISPGTCIPLDDADFQMGSGDIITCDDETRKEIDYHMKRHSLALDKIPE; the protein is encoded by the coding sequence ATGAAGGAGATGAACTTATCTACCAAAGCGATGCCTTCCTCTCGAATTCACATCTCTAACTCACCAGCTTCTCCGAGCTCACACTATCTCTCGTTTAAAGCGCATCCGCCTCGGCCCCCGTGCTGGCAGGATTTTATCGGAAAAACATTGCGGACAGACGATAGACAAGATGCTGGTGTGAGTGTTAGCCTTTCTAGTGCTGCAGATTCCGACAAGAAGCAAAAGGGCCAACgaactaaatataaaaagtcTACCACATCAACGAACACTAAAACCAAAAACAAAGGAATCTCTAGTAGCTCTGTGATTGGACAGGCCAAGCTGAAACGTACTCGTTCAGAACCATCTATCGCTGAAAAAGAGATTCCGCCTGAAGCGCTGCAAGCCAGGCTAACGAGTCAACAATTATCCAAACAGTCGATCGACGAAGCTAAACGATACCTCGAGGATGCTTATCTTAAGTGTTCACAATGGCTCGCTCAGATATCGCCAGGCACTTGCATACCATTGGACGATGCTGACTTTCAAATGGGAAGTGGTGATATCATAACCTGCGATGACGAGACGCGTAAAGAAATAGACTACCACATGAAGAGGCATAGTCTCGCGCTTGATAAGATACCAGAATGA